The Ricinus communis isolate WT05 ecotype wild-type chromosome 8, ASM1957865v1, whole genome shotgun sequence sequence AGCCCTGTAGGAAGGAGATACTGAAGTATAACTGATATAGTAAATGGGATATAATACCGAATTGGACACATAGTCCTTTAGCGGAGCATGAGGTCTGGTAGGTCTAGTGGATCTCCGCAGGGCAAGTTCTTCTGTTGGTGACTCATGATTTCTCCCTGAAGAAGTTGCCATTGGGATGGAAGTATCTCCCCCTGAAGGGTTAGGGCTGATGACAGGCACATGAGTGCGCTCCTGTGCAGAGAGAGTGTCCTGAAGTAtgctatcaaaaaagaaaaagttagaGGGAAACAAGTCTGTTGGGGGTGCTGTGGGAAGAAAGGGATCATTAGGAAAGTAAGGGATGGTTTTGTTAAAGGTCACATCTCGGGAAATGTATGATTTGTAAATAGTAGGATCATAACATTTGTAGCCCTTTTTTTCTGAGGAGTATCCAAGGAAGATGGTTTTGATACAACTTTTTTCTAGTTTATGGTGATGTCTAATGTGGACAAAGGCAGTGCAGCCAAATACTCGAATATGACCTAGATcgatttttctttgtttgagGAGTTCTAGGGGGCTAAGGTTGTTAAGAACGGAGCTGGGAAGCCGATTGATGAGATAGGCTGCAGTGAGGAGGGCATCCGACCAAAAAATATGGGGAACATTGTTTTGAAAAAGGAGAGTACGAGTAACCTCAAGAAGATgtctatttttcctttctcaaattctatTATGTTCAGGGGTATAGATGCAGGTAGTTTGGTGCAGAATACCTTCTTGGGaaaaaaattcagaatttTTTTGTTGATGTATTCAGTACCATTGTCTGAACggaagattttaattttggcattgtactgatttttaataaaggtataaaaattgagaaaacatgtaaaaacatcatttttcccttttaataaatagaccCAAGTAATTCGAGAGTAATCGTCAATAAAAGTGACAAAATAGCGGAAGTGATTATAGGAGGTAACGGGGACGGGTCTCCAAACATCAGAGtggattaaatcaaataatttttctgatttaGTAGACGACGATGGAAAAGGTAATCTAGTGTGCTTGGAAAATTTACAAACATCACAACAGCTAGAGTCTATTTTAAGATGGAAAAGGTGATTCAAAATTTTGTCTGACGGATGCCCAAACCGCCGATGCATCAACACGCCTTGGTTGGAAAGTTTGGTTGTGGTCAGACACTGACTGGTAGTGGTAAGATAGTATAGACCATTGTGAAGGTATCCttcaccaatcgtcttcccGGTGATTCGATCCTGAAAAGTCACAGCagatggtgagaaaataacgtTGCAATTTAAAGTCTGAGTTATTTTACCAACAGATAATAAATTCGATTTAAAATTAGGTAAAAGAAGGATATTTGGTATAGAGTGATTCAAAAGGTTGGAGGAGCCAAAACCAGAAATTTCGGCTCTATCCCATTGGCAACGATCACATGTTGGAAATTCACAGGAGTAAAATTGTACAACTGTGTCGAATCCCAAGTCATGTGGTCGGTCGCCCCAgaatcaataatccaatcaGTAACATGGACTGGAGCTGAGAAATTAGGTGTGAGAGTTGGGAATTGTCAACTGGGCCGGATCCGGGTTGTGTAGGCTCAGCCCAAGAGGTGCGGATGGTTTGATCGCCCAGAGCCGCTAGATCACGGACCGACCACCGCTCGCTTGGCCGGGCCGATCGCCCAGAGCTGCTGGTGGACTAGGCCGACCGGACCAATGGTCGTCACTGGCCGGCCCAAGTCGCCACTGGGTTGGACGTCGGGTCGGATCGGGGCAAACAAATTTGACCCATTAATGAGTCCCCCCGACCTGACAAGTGTGTCATAACCTGTAGGGTTAGACACACTTAATCCCACGATGCCGCCCACTCTATTCTCCCATCTCCTTTCTCCGGAGAGCTTTGTAGCTCGTATCGAGCCCGCCGAGGTAAGTGTACACTAAGTCCTTTTCCTATCGCTTGCGTGCTTGATTGGGGTCTATTGTGGGTGGGAGGTAACTCTGTAATTCCTCCCATCGGGTTAGTACTTCGGTCGCGTAGCTTGTGCTGGACCTGGTTCCTTgcttgatgtgtgctaattCTTGTTTTAGACTGAAAATGTGTGCGAAGTTGTGCTCTTGTCCATACAGGTTTCTCATCTTCTCCTATACAGCCTGTGATGATGCCAGAAGCATACATAGTCTGGCAATCTGAGGCTCCATCGTGTTGGTAATGAGGGACATGACCAAATGGTCGTTTGTCTGCCATTCTTCGATGGTTTCAATCTCCTCTTTTGTTGGTTGGTTCGGATTTTATATTGTTGGCTTGGTTAGGGTTCCtgtgatgaaccctaatttttttctGCCACTCAAGCCAATGTAAACTGCTCTTGACCACTCGAAATAATTCTGATTTCCCTTTAACATAATGTTTGTGAGTTTGGTGAGATCATTTTGTGACatgatgaaagaaaaaaatttctgattgTTGGGTAGATGATGACAGGATTaatcctgctctgataccatgtggAAAAATTGAATGCATAAGAACTaagtttttattgattaatgatGGTTTAGAATTCTAAATTACAAAGGAAATGTGTATTCTGTTATATATACTTGTAGTCTAACGGTAATTTTCTGTGTAGGGAAAGGTAGAATCAGCCTTTTCCCTTAGGGGAGAGGTGTTACTCATTTTCCCTAACTAGGCCTGTGATGATCTTGATATCTGAAGCCTTGACCAACAGTCAAAGACTGTTAGTCTTTAATGTCGGTCTTTGCCTGCTGAATTTTGCAGGTATTGTATGATTTGGGTGCTTCAATAACTCTTTTAACGAGTGTGATTTTAAAGAATCAAGTTCATGACTTTTAGTCCGAAAACGCCATAAAATCTAGCCAACATACCATTAGATTAGTACcacatttataatttttattttcacgaATGATGAATAAGATTGGAGGGTTGAGGTTCCAATAAcaagattttagattttagaaaGTTGATTGTTAAATGAATTctcaatatttttcttttttaatcgcTACAAGGAAGTCGAAACCTGAGTCCCGCAAATAGCCTGGGCACGAGGCCACATCCTAATGGTTTCAGTCATTCATTTTGATTTCAATAAATTacagaatataaaattttccaTATTCACCGCAGTTGATtttgagaaacaaaaaaaattgataaccTATCTTGCCAGTGGAGTTAGTTCAGTATGCAAGACAGTACTATATGACTGAGAGCTAGTTCCCTCTGTTTTCACCGTCTCTGTAGCTAAGCACTCGCTCAATTCTATCACCACTTGGTTCATAGTGGGCCTTTGAGCAGAAGTTGCAGAAACACAAGCCATTGCTAATTCTACAACTTTCCAGAGTGAATTGATGTCGAAATCATCTCCTAACCTTGGATCAACAATACTTTGAATGTCCCCTTTTTCAACCATGGAACTAAACCATTGACTTAGATGAGTCGTGTCCCCGTCCCTAGTTTTTGAAATTACAGGTCCGCTTGTAATTATCTCTAACAGAACAACTCCAAAGCTGAACACATCGCTTTTCTCAGTTAACCAGTTGGTTGCGTAGTACCTACAACCCAAACCCAGATCATGATATTTCTTGGTGAATTTTGCAATGACAACAAGTGGGTTTCTTGAAAATTAGTTGGTtttgttgaaattttaattcgGTCTTTCAGATACTTACTCAGGATCAAGGTAGCCTGGAGTGCCAGCAACAATGGTTGACACATGAGAGCCACCTTCAACCGGGCAAATTCTTGACAGCCCAAAATCAGCTAGTTTTGCTTGGAATTTATTGTTCAGCAATATGTTTGTAGGCTTCACATCCCTGTGTATGATTGGTGGCTTGCAACCGTTGTGAAGATACTCCAGTCCTGCATTTAGAttttgtttaaaccaatatgtTTGCGTATTACCATAAAAAAGGTAATTGAAATCATTGACTTCAACCTTGTGCTGCCTCAAGGGCTATTCGTAGCCTTTCTTCCCAACTTAAGAAGTTCCCGTTGCCATCTGCATTCATAAGAAACATATATCTAATTGTTTTTACTACAAATCCAAACTTAATCATACAAGTAGATCAAGatgaatgaaataaaatgtttatcaaaaaatttcaagTGCAATCAAAACCTGAGAGATTGTCTCTTAAATTTCCATTAGCCATGTACTCATAAATAAGCGCCATCTTGTTGCCTTCATCGCAATATCCAACCAAGGATGTCAAGTTTCTATGATGAACTCTAAGAAGAAGCTTCACCTGTAACGGAGAGAaggaaaaaatttattcttgcAACTTATTATCTAAATCAGCTTATTGGGCGAAGATGCTTAATTGTGTGCATATACCTCTGTCTGAAACTCCTTATATCCTTGAGCAGAGGATGGAGAGAGCATCTTTACTGCTACTTCCATATCATCCAAGTGACCATGGTAAACTGTTCCAAATCCTCCCTTACCAAGAATCCTCTGAAAGTTATTCGTAATCTGCACGATTTCAAAGTATCTTAACTGTCGTTTTTGGAGTTCCAGTGGTTCTCTCTTGGCTTCAGCTTCCATCTTCCCAACTACTGGAAATCTTAATGAGGTCAATTAGAATACAACATTCACCTGGAACTGTTGGACCCAGGCCAGGCCTTGAACATCTCAAATACCCCCAAAAAGACAAGCTATAATTTGAGTTATAATCTAACCTGGCCATATCATTACCCAACAAAACCCGTTTGGAACTGTAccttgttgttttcttttcttaagcCTCCACAATATGATTGCTGATCCTGCTATAATGACAAAAAGTGCAGTAACCGAGATTATAACTGGAACCGTAATATTCTTCTTGTTGTCAGAGTTGCAAGAAACTGATGCACAAAGCTGTGGATTTCCGCTAACACTACAATTATTGAAACgaagacaaaaaagaaagtaagaaCTGCAATTACAATTATATGTGCTGTTAATTATGATTTCAAAATGATTAACATCCGcctttttacattttttttttatatgtattagttAGAAGTGGTACTAATAATATGGAATGATAACCACACCTTAAAAACAGTAGATCACTTTGCCATCTATTAAAGAGGTCCGCTGGAATTGTCCCTGTGAGATTGTTTCCTGCCAAGTTTCTAGAAAggaatattatttaaaaaaaaagggcCCAAAATTCTCATTCTGACTGTTATTAGCTGCAACTTACAGTGATTTCAAGGGCAGTTGAGAGAGAAAATCAGGCACAGGTCCAGTTAAACTATTGTTTGATAAATCCCTGGCATAACAATTAAATTTGGAACCGTATTTCATGGTCATTTCAACTAAATATGCTACAAATTGGTTGTTCAAAATGTTGATTAGAATGCTTACAGAGTTTCCAGCCATTTTAGATTGGATATATCAGGATCTATCTCCCCTGTCAATCCACTCGATGAAAAATCCCTGattgaattttcaaaattaataggTATAACAAGAAGataaaattgcaaaagaaaattttatggTCAAACTTACAATGATGTGATTACTGGTGAAGCAGTATTGCTGTAGGTGCAGTTAAGACCATCCCATTTATAATCCTGTGGAGAACATGGATCTCCTTGCCAGTTTCTTGTTATTCCATAAGTTGACTTAATCTTCGTAATAGCATTaactgtatatatatatatataagcagTTCAAAATTTTGCTTACCTAGATACTGAAATTGATAAAGAACGGAAATATAGCTCGCACATCATGCTAATAAACATACCATCTACTTGATTTGTTTCTGAATGTAAAAGATCTACTACGGAGTAAAGTTCAAGTGCATTGAGAAGGGGTGGTAGGGTTGAACCTCCAACTCCGtagaaagaaaacagaaacTTTCCTCCCGGGATGGCTGACTGGCTGTATACAGTGGTTGCCTCCAAGTGTTTAGGAGTAACAGGTCCGTACAAGATCTTACCATTCAGAGAAATGTTGAATCGACGGGATTGGTTTGGTTCAAGCCTAACAATTTCAGCAAAGTGTATGTAGACATACGCTTGAAAGGTATTATCCTGAGTGTCTATATTCAGTATTATTTGCTCGCTAGCATTAAGTGGTACGGTTGCACTGTTCATAACAGTTGATGGTAGCTGAAAATAATCAATACCAGAAGTAATATTTTCTTTGGTACTTATATCTGTCCCTTTGTCGAAATGAAAGGGAAGCCACATACGATCATAAACATCGTCTGGATACCTGAGacataaattaattagctTGTCAGATATTAAgctagaaaattaaaactaaaattcacTGAATCCAAAGAGGCGCATCGAGACCTGATTGTTTGATTTGTTAAAGAACCAACATCCACGCGATTGAAGAGTGACAGAGATCCTGACTGGGCTACGTATGTGCTATTATGCAAAGGTCTTATTTCTAATGCTGATATGAAAGGTGTCCAGGGGCCTGTTCTTACAAGACAAACGTATATGTTGTTGAATGTAGGAGCATGAATTATCTCCTTTATCGGATAAATCAATGGATTGGTAATTTGCACATTAACCCATTTATTAGGTCCTATATGCAGATCAAATGCTGGTAGCTTATTTAAGCCATCATAATTTGCATACAGGAAAGTAGCTCTGATCAAATATCTAGTGTTTTTAACAAGTTCCACTTTGTAACAATTTCTATCGCCTTTAGGAAAGCTCCTAACCTGCCGTAGTTGCTGGTTGAAGCTACCAAGAAATTCAGGTGCTATGCTCTTAGTTACGCCTGTTTCAATGAATGCTGCATCTGAAATGTACTTTAGGCCTGTCTTTTCATCTGTATAGCTAGAATTTGCTTGCAAGCCACAATCAAGGCTAATGAAGCCTAAGAGTCGGGAAGAAAACAGACGCAGAAAGGCCTAATTAGATAACATAGTTATAACgaaataaaatctaaactaCTTTGTATAATAGGATTGGGATTTACAAACCTGATTGATCCTGTCCATGAACCAGGACTCTGACAGCtaaaatacaaagaaatttgaaaaagaacgGGCAAAAAAGCACCATTCTTAATACAAGTTTTTCTTGCTTAGAAGTTATTACTGAAATTATAGTGTCATCTCATGAATTATACTGTCAGAATGGTATGCTTGTGTCAACTTTAGTTTGTGATCGACTTGGTCAATTGGGCAATAGTTTTGGCTTCGCCAACTAGCCTGTAATTATGTAGTTTGTTTAAGAATAAGGTCAACTTATTGGAAGAGGGGGCATATGTTGCTAGGAAATTTCATGGAAGACTTCTGTACTACCacctatataaatatataaaaactaagGAAAAGAAACTTAGTGGCATTTTAATAGTTCAACTTGTAactaatattaatagttttttcttcttcaaatttcttatGCCTATGTATCATTTTcattaattcaaataatttataattctcaAATTGCAATTTATAACGTTCCGTATTGCATAAATGGCAGactatttatatgtataaataatataagttataGGTAAAAACTACAAATAAATCATTAATCTTTTACTTTAACTAATTATAAGGTTAAGAACATGttttgtatatatacatataaggAGTTAGGAGATTACAGTTGTTGAGATTAACTAGCTATAAATTTGCCGGTATACCCTAGGCGGATTTAAATTAACATCTTTcctaaaattttatgtatttattatttaaatgttaaatattcattatttactaattttctcttatgggtattcaggaaaaatactatcaattttgcattcaaaacaaagcccaaatcaaattttttgattggtttcaaatttactgcaaagaaaatggcatcctttatccctttaaggataagtccattagtcctgtcaaagtaaggaacaaagcccctgaatggaaggtaggagaaaacctaactgTCCAGTCTGagcatcctccccttaggaagataaccattccttatggagagagtgagatagaggctacaccttacaaactGATAGGCGAAGACCTtgaaaagaatgtcaagaatattgttcaacaGAATAATTATTCGAACACCTGCCTAAACACTATAGGAAAGCAACTGGTTAGAATAGAAAACCAGATTCAAAAGCCCCCTGTAGTGGTGACATCTCCAATCCCCAGTACTGGTCAACCAAAAGAGTCGAACCAGTCAGAGAAGCTTAAAAATCCAGTTTTTAAGCCATATCAGCTTACAAAGCCGAGCCAAGACCAttttcaaaagcaaactgagtttgccaaagcagtcagagaacagctgagtagattagcaacctctgagtcgtccaaaaatctagtgccagatactcctcaaagcagtaggaatatcagtgcaataggacaagcccaaagcgatgaATCAGATGATTCAGGGCTTGAAAGCCCCATTCCAAAACCcttcaacatcaacagattgggaatccaagcccctagattaacctggaatactcctaggagtactgctccagatctaggaattgaaaataggaacaatatcctaacccagtctagattcaatgcctcctccgtctatgaatggaatatagatggaatgtctgagtacaacatccttggtctcttacaacagatgaccatggcagccaatgcctacaaaacccaaagtgatacctccgatagagccattgctgagctcttgatagctggattttctggccagcttaaaggatggtgggattatcatctcactcaagcacaacaactccaaatcctaggtgctatccaaaccacagTAGAAGGAACTCTCATTctagatgaaataggaaatccgattgaggatgcagtgtcaactctaatcctcactatttcccttcatttcataggagacccttctctgctcaaagacaaaaatgccaagctccttagcaaccttacctgtaagaagcttagcaatttccaaagttacaaagacactttcctaaccagagtcatgcttagggaagattctagccaacctttctggaaagaaaagttcttagccgatttacctaagattttaggtgaaagagttaggaataccataagagaagcccataacggtcaaatcccttatgatttctacacttatggtgagttagttagcctaacccagaaagaaggtttaaagatttgtcatgaccttaagcttcaaaggcatttcaaatgggaaatgaaaaagactaggcaggaactaggtagtttcaGAACTGATTTGAGTATAACCCAATAGAGCTAGTGTCTAGTTGCAAAGGAAATGCAAAGTTGATTCTTATTCAAAGTCTTTCAAAAGAAGCGATTTTccaaatatagaaagccttctaaaagcaaggagaatttctataaaaaaccatcttcttccaaatttcattctaaatttccaaagaaagattctaaaaaagatttttcaaaaattatatgctttaaatgtggtaagaaaggtcATACTTgaagtattgtaagttttccaaaagacttcttgagcttcaaatagaagaagaagttttgcaaaagatttcgctcttctagttgattcaTCCGAATCGAGTTCTCAAacagtgaggaagaatttcaaattgatgagaTCAAAACCTCAATCGATTGTTCGGACAGTTGAGAGCTCTTCGaagaacattaatatgctcactaggcaacaagaagctcttcttgaagtcgtaaagcatattagtgatcctcttattcaaagcggttttaaaagagattttaaaactGAATCTCAgttccttcttctagtaagaatacttatgatcttactatgattttggacaaagggaagaagttgaaaaaccctcttcctactgCCTGTTAGGAACTCCGAAGgagattaaaaccatcaaaacagaactcaaagagttgaaagaaaaacaacaaaatgattcccATTTTGCTTCAAAGCTCGATCCTCAAATGCGAATAATCGATTCCGATTCcgatgaggaaaatgattttcaaaaccttgaagtttctgaaaatattcctgaaaactttatcaatgttttaaaggaaattacttcaagaaaatatttgattcaaataaagcttgttttccctggtgatttccagatagaaaccatcgcgttgtttgatacaggagtagacctcaattgtatcaactGCGAACTGGTTCCTAAGAGGTTTCATCATgaaaccaaagaaaggctgacttcagccaattcttcaaagattaagattgctGGTAAAACTAaagccgcaattcttaataataatattgctttaaagaatgtttttattcttacaaaggatcttcagcaaactgttatcttagggactccgtttatcaatttgataactccctttaaagtgacaactgctggaatcattttcaaagctaaagattcaaagattgtttttccttttctagaaaaatcaaaaaagagaaatttgaatcttatcaaagcacattccatttacaattttgaaatcaatgctttgatcaaaggtaaacagacccatctttctcatcttcaacaagatgtgggtttgaagagaatccttg is a genomic window containing:
- the LOC8281589 gene encoding probable LRR receptor-like serine/threonine-protein kinase At1g51860 isoform X3 produces the protein MVLFCPFFFKFLCILAVRVLVHGQDQSGFISLDCGLQANSSYTDEKTGLKYISDAAFIETGVTKSIAPEFLGSFNQQLRQVRSFPKGDRNCYKVELVKNTRYLIRATFLYANYDGLNKLPAFDLHIGPNKWVNVQITNPLIYPIKEIIHAPTFNNIYVCLVRTGPWTPFISALEIRPLHNSTYVAQSGSLSLFNRVDVGSLTNQTIRYPDDVYDRMWLPFHFDKGTDISTKENITSGIDYFQLPSTVMNSATVPLNASEQIILNIDTQDNTFQAYVYIHFAEIVRLEPNQSRRFNISLNGKILYGPVTPKHLEATTVYSQSAIPGGKFLFSFYGVGGSTLPPLLNALELYSVVDLLHSETNQVDVNAITKIKSTYGITRNWQGDPCSPQDYKWDGLNCTYSNTASPVITSLDFSSSGLTGEIDPDISNLKWLETLDLSNNSLTGPVPDFLSQLPLKSLNLAGNNLTGTIPADLFNRWQSDLLFLSVSGNPQLCASVSCNSDNKKNITVPVIISVTALFVIIAGSAIILWRLKKRKQQVGKMEAEAKREPLELQKRQLRYFEIVQITNNFQRILGKGGFGTVYHGHLDDMEVAVKMLSPSSAQGYKEFQTEVKLLLRVHHRNLTSLVGYCDEGNKMALIYEYMANGNLRDNLSDGNGNFLSWEERLRIALEAAQGLEYLHNGCKPPIIHRDVKPTNILLNNKFQAKLADFGLSRICPVEGGSHVSTIVAGTPGYLDPEYYATNWLTEKSDVFSFGVVLLEIITSGPVISKTRDGDTTHLSQWFSSMVEKGDIQSIVDPRLGDDFDINSLWKVVELAMACVSATSAQRPTMNQVVIELSECLATETVKTEGTSSQSYSTVLHTELTPLAR
- the LOC8281589 gene encoding probable LRR receptor-like serine/threonine-protein kinase At1g51860 isoform X1, translated to MVLFCPFFFKFLCILAVRVLVHGQDQSGFISLDCGLQANSSYTDEKTGLKYISDAAFIETGVTKSIAPEFLGSFNQQLRQVRSFPKGDRNCYKVELVKNTRYLIRATFLYANYDGLNKLPAFDLHIGPNKWVNVQITNPLIYPIKEIIHAPTFNNIYVCLVRTGPWTPFISALEIRPLHNSTYVAQSGSLSLFNRVDVGSLTNQTIRYPDDVYDRMWLPFHFDKGTDISTKENITSGIDYFQLPSTVMNSATVPLNASEQIILNIDTQDNTFQAYVYIHFAEIVRLEPNQSRRFNISLNGKILYGPVTPKHLEATTVYSQSAIPGGKFLFSFYGVGGSTLPPLLNALELYSVVDLLHSETNQVDVNAITKIKSTYGITRNWQGDPCSPQDYKWDGLNCTYSNTASPVITSLDFSSSGLTGEIDPDISNLKWLETLDLSNNSLTGPVPDFLSQLPLKSLNLAGNNLTGTIPADLFNRWQSDLLFLSVSGNPQLCASVSCNSDNKKNITVPVIISVTALFVIIAGSAIILWRLKKRKQQGTVPNGFCWVMIWPVVGKMEAEAKREPLELQKRQLRYFEIVQITNNFQRILGKGGFGTVYHGHLDDMEVAVKMLSPSSAQGYKEFQTEVKLLLRVHHRNLTSLVGYCDEGNKMALIYEYMANGNLRDNLSDGNGNFLSWEERLRIALEAAQGLEYLHNGCKPPIIHRDVKPTNILLNNKFQAKLADFGLSRICPVEGGSHVSTIVAGTPGYLDPEYYATNWLTEKSDVFSFGVVLLEIITSGPVISKTRDGDTTHLSQWFSSMVEKGDIQSIVDPRLGDDFDINSLWKVVELAMACVSATSAQRPTMNQVVIELSECLATETVKTEGTSSQSYSTVLHTELTPLAR
- the LOC8281589 gene encoding probable LRR receptor-like serine/threonine-protein kinase At1g51860 isoform X2; the protein is MVLFCPFFFKFLCILAVRVLVHGQDQSGFISLDCGLQANSSYTDEKTGLKYISDAAFIETGVTKSIAPEFLGSFNQQLRQVRSFPKGDRNCYKVELVKNTRYLIRATFLYANYDGLNKLPAFDLHIGPNKWVNVQITNPLIYPIKEIIHAPTFNNIYVCLVRTGPWTPFISALEIRPLHNSTYVAQSGSLSLFNRVDVGSLTNQTIRYPDDVYDRMWLPFHFDKGTDISTKENITSGIDYFQLPSTVMNSATVPLNASEQIILNIDTQDNTFQAYVYIHFAEIVRLEPNQSRRFNISLNGKILYGPVTPKHLEATTVYSQSAIPGGKFLFSFYGVGGSTLPPLLNALELYSVVDLLHSETNQVDVNAITKIKSTYGITRNWQGDPCSPQDYKWDGLNCTYSNTASPVITSLDFSSSGLTGEIDPDISNLKWLETLDLSNNSLTGPVPDFLSQLPLKSLNLAGNNLTGTIPADLFNRWQSDLLFLSVSGNPQLCASVSCNSDNKKNITVPVIISVTALFVIIAGSAIILWRLKKRKQQVVGKMEAEAKREPLELQKRQLRYFEIVQITNNFQRILGKGGFGTVYHGHLDDMEVAVKMLSPSSAQGYKEFQTEVKLLLRVHHRNLTSLVGYCDEGNKMALIYEYMANGNLRDNLSDGNGNFLSWEERLRIALEAAQGLEYLHNGCKPPIIHRDVKPTNILLNNKFQAKLADFGLSRICPVEGGSHVSTIVAGTPGYLDPEYYATNWLTEKSDVFSFGVVLLEIITSGPVISKTRDGDTTHLSQWFSSMVEKGDIQSIVDPRLGDDFDINSLWKVVELAMACVSATSAQRPTMNQVVIELSECLATETVKTEGTSSQSYSTVLHTELTPLAR